From Halotia branconii CENA392, the proteins below share one genomic window:
- a CDS encoding DUF3177 family protein, whose translation MEVWFRPYVWIDYRLAVLFMVVVPLILLIWAFVQKVEGIQRLLTIYWRVSSLLAITVYLMIAQYPVSFISGLMANILIPISLWFWVDLNDEIDYQPSGLLKLIFTSWRWAMTVYCILGAIAFVPFVVCALSETAIKTPYCRVWFEAPLLFKEYFHYNSKPAFLGFLGIVGLIVYVAYLSYFILIKLGKQGRSATQQ comes from the coding sequence ATGGAAGTTTGGTTTCGCCCGTATGTCTGGATTGATTACCGATTAGCGGTATTATTTATGGTGGTTGTTCCTCTAATTCTCTTGATTTGGGCGTTTGTGCAGAAAGTAGAAGGCATACAACGCTTATTAACTATTTATTGGCGAGTGTCTAGTCTGCTAGCCATCACGGTTTACTTGATGATTGCTCAGTATCCAGTTAGCTTTATCTCTGGGTTAATGGCAAATATCCTGATTCCGATTTCACTATGGTTTTGGGTAGATCTCAACGATGAAATTGATTATCAGCCTAGTGGACTTTTGAAGCTGATTTTCACTTCTTGGCGCTGGGCTATGACAGTTTATTGTATTCTAGGAGCGATCGCCTTCGTGCCTTTTGTCGTTTGTGCCTTGTCTGAAACTGCTATTAAAACCCCCTATTGTCGTGTCTGGTTTGAAGCTCCCTTACTCTTTAAAGAGTATTTCCATTACAATAGTAAACCTGCTTTTCTGGGCTTTTTGGGCATAGTTGGTTTAATTGTTTATGTAGCTTACTTAAGTTACTTTATCTTGATTAAACTCGGCAAACAGGGACGTTCAGCTACACAACAGTAG
- a CDS encoding type II toxin-antitoxin system VapC family toxin translates to MTYQYLLDTNVLSNLVRHPQGLVFQRIATVGEDSVCTSIIVACELKFGAAKSGFSRLVHQLERILAILPVLPLESPVDQHYAAIRAHLEQAGTPIGPNDLIIAAHTLALDLILVTANTREFERVPALSLDNWLL, encoded by the coding sequence ATGACCTATCAGTACCTGCTTGATACCAATGTTCTGTCAAATTTGGTCAGGCATCCTCAAGGTCTTGTTTTTCAGCGTATCGCTACTGTCGGGGAAGACAGCGTTTGTACAAGCATTATCGTGGCGTGTGAACTAAAATTTGGAGCTGCTAAAAGCGGCTTTTCCCGTCTGGTTCATCAACTAGAACGCATACTTGCTATCTTGCCAGTTCTTCCCTTAGAGTCACCTGTAGATCAGCACTATGCCGCAATTCGCGCCCACTTAGAGCAAGCAGGAACCCCAATTGGCCCGAACGATTTAATAATTGCAGCTCATACCCTAGCTCTCGATTTGATTCTTGTCACAGCAAATACCCGTGAATTTGAGCGCGTACCTGCCTTAAGTTTAGATAATTGGTTGCTTTGA
- a CDS encoding FIST signal transduction protein encodes MADQMQWANALSTRPSLEAAITDVVERAVSSLTAPADLGLLFISSAFASEYSRLLPLLAEQLSVPVIIGCSGGGVIGTTAKGQTQELEAEAALSLTLAHLPGVNVQVFHVVAEELPDLDSSPDAWIDLIGVPSSPVPQFILLSSAFSSGINELLQGLDFAYPGSVIVGGQASAGGLGGRTALFCNDRLYREGTVGLALTGNIVLETIVAQGCRPIGQPMQITKAERNIILELDEKVPLMVLRDLISTLSEQERMLAQHSLFVGVAMDEFKRALQQGDFLIRSILGVDPTAGAIAIGDVVRPGQRLQFHLRDAQASAEDLEFLLEHYQNQQAAEPSAVAALMFSCVGRGEGLYGKPNFDSELFSRYIQDIPIGGFFCGGEIGPVGGSTFIHGYTSVFGICRQISAELGNS; translated from the coding sequence ATGGCAGACCAAATGCAGTGGGCAAATGCCCTATCAACCCGTCCTTCTTTGGAAGCAGCAATAACAGATGTAGTCGAAAGAGCTGTTTCATCGTTAACAGCACCTGCGGATCTAGGGCTGCTGTTCATTTCGTCTGCTTTTGCCAGTGAGTATTCCCGGCTTTTACCCCTGCTGGCTGAACAGCTTTCAGTACCTGTAATTATTGGATGTAGTGGTGGTGGTGTAATTGGCACTACAGCTAAAGGGCAAACCCAAGAATTAGAAGCAGAAGCAGCCCTCAGCTTAACTTTAGCTCACCTGCCAGGGGTGAATGTGCAAGTTTTTCATGTTGTTGCCGAAGAATTACCTGATTTAGATAGTTCGCCAGATGCTTGGATTGATTTAATTGGTGTACCATCTTCACCAGTACCCCAGTTCATTTTGCTTTCTAGTGCCTTCTCTTCAGGAATCAATGAACTATTACAAGGATTAGATTTTGCTTATCCTGGCTCGGTGATTGTGGGGGGACAGGCTAGCGCTGGGGGTTTGGGTGGTCGGACTGCTTTATTTTGTAACGATCGCCTGTATCGTGAGGGAACAGTAGGCTTGGCTTTGACTGGCAATATTGTTTTAGAAACAATCGTAGCCCAAGGATGCCGACCAATCGGTCAACCGATGCAAATCACCAAAGCTGAACGCAATATCATCTTGGAATTAGATGAAAAAGTACCCCTAATGGTGCTACGAGATTTAATCTCTACCTTGAGTGAACAAGAACGAATGTTAGCACAGCATTCTCTGTTTGTGGGTGTGGCAATGGATGAGTTTAAACGTGCTTTGCAGCAGGGAGACTTTTTAATTCGTAGCATCCTAGGAGTAGATCCTACAGCAGGAGCGATCGCTATTGGTGATGTCGTTCGTCCCGGTCAACGTCTACAATTCCACTTGCGCGATGCTCAAGCCTCTGCTGAAGATTTGGAATTTCTTCTAGAACATTATCAAAATCAACAAGCTGCTGAACCCTCTGCTGTCGCTGCTTTAATGTTTTCCTGTGTAGGACGTGGCGAAGGACTGTACGGTAAACCCAATTTTGATTCTGAGCTATTTAGTCGCTATATCCAAGATATTCCCATTGGTGGTTTTTTCTGTGGTGGAGAAATCGGTCCTGTGGGTGGCAGTACATTTATACATGGTTACACTTCAGTATTTGGCATTTGTCGCCAAATTAGCGCTGAATTAGGGAACTCCTAA
- a CDS encoding type II toxin-antitoxin system RelE/ParE family toxin → MVLRNLIILPKAEEDVAQAYIWYEEQELNLGEEFLRCVDACIQFIRRNPEMYQVVHESYRRAVVRRFPYVVFYEHSNTTIIVYAVLHCSQNPKKWRIRLP, encoded by the coding sequence ATGGTGCTTAGAAATCTAATTATTCTGCCAAAAGCAGAAGAGGATGTAGCTCAGGCTTATATCTGGTATGAAGAACAGGAACTTAATTTAGGTGAAGAGTTTCTTCGTTGTGTCGATGCTTGTATTCAATTCATCCGGCGAAATCCAGAAATGTATCAGGTAGTTCACGAAAGCTATCGAAGGGCTGTAGTTAGGCGCTTCCCTTATGTTGTTTTCTATGAGCATTCAAACACTACGATTATTGTCTACGCAGTTTTACACTGTTCTCAAAATCCAAAAAAATGGCGTATTCGGCTACCTTGA
- a CDS encoding Calvin cycle protein CP12: protein MSDIQEKIQEEVEQARTVCDTSGSNSPECAAAWDAVEEMQAEASHKRQTKPKNSLEQYCDENPEAVECRVYDD, encoded by the coding sequence ATGAGCGATATCCAAGAAAAAATCCAAGAAGAAGTCGAACAAGCTCGTACTGTTTGTGATACCTCAGGTAGCAACTCGCCTGAGTGTGCTGCGGCTTGGGATGCAGTTGAAGAAATGCAAGCTGAAGCTTCCCACAAGCGTCAAACCAAGCCTAAAAATTCTTTAGAACAGTACTGTGATGAGAACCCGGAAGCCGTTGAATGCCGGGTTTACGATGATTAG
- the guaA gene encoding glutamine-hydrolyzing GMP synthase produces the protein MNTAVTLLTEQAPQTLEPLRQLDRQMIVILDFGSQYSELIARRIRETQVYSEVLSYRTTSEQLRQLNPKGIIFSGGPNSVYSDYAPHCDPEIWNLGIPILGVCYGMQLMVSQLGGEVAKADRGEYGKASLYIDDPTDLLTNVEDGTTMWMSHGDSVMKMPPGFELLAHTENTPCAAIADHEKKLYGVQFHPEVVHSIGGLALIRNFVYHICDCEPTWTTAAFVEEAIREIRARVGEKRVLLALSGGVDSSTLAFLLYKAIGDQLTCVFIDQGFMRKLEPERLLKLFQEQFHIPVEYVNARDRFLAQVAGVTDPEEKRRRIGHEFIRVFEETSKRLGHFDYLAQGTLYPDVIESADTNVDPQTGERVAVKIKSHHNVGGLPKDLRFKLVEPLRKLFKDEVRKVGRSIGLPEEIVQRQPFPGPGLAIRILGEVTAERLNILRDADLIVRQEINQRGMYHDFWQAFAVLLPIRSVGVMGDQRTYAYPIVLRIVKSEDGMTADWARVPYDVLEAISTRIVNEVKGVNRVVYDITSKPPGTIEWE, from the coding sequence ATGAATACAGCGGTGACTCTACTAACCGAACAAGCTCCTCAAACACTAGAACCTTTGAGGCAGCTTGATCGTCAAATGATTGTGATTCTAGACTTCGGCTCTCAGTATTCTGAATTGATTGCCCGTCGGATTCGCGAGACTCAAGTATACTCTGAAGTGCTTTCTTATCGCACTACATCTGAACAATTACGACAATTAAATCCTAAGGGTATCATCTTCTCTGGTGGGCCTAACTCAGTTTATAGTGATTACGCTCCCCATTGTGACCCAGAAATTTGGAATTTGGGAATACCCATTTTGGGTGTATGCTACGGAATGCAACTCATGGTCAGTCAACTCGGCGGGGAAGTAGCCAAAGCTGACCGAGGTGAATATGGCAAAGCATCATTGTATATTGATGACCCCACAGACTTGCTGACTAATGTTGAAGATGGCACTACCATGTGGATGAGTCATGGAGACTCAGTCATGAAAATGCCGCCAGGATTTGAATTGCTGGCTCATACAGAGAATACACCTTGCGCTGCCATTGCAGACCACGAAAAGAAACTTTACGGTGTGCAGTTTCATCCAGAAGTAGTGCATTCTATTGGTGGTTTAGCTTTAATTCGCAACTTTGTTTATCATATCTGCGACTGTGAACCAACTTGGACAACAGCGGCTTTTGTCGAAGAAGCAATTCGAGAAATCCGCGCCAGAGTAGGAGAAAAGCGGGTGCTTTTGGCTCTATCTGGGGGAGTGGATTCTTCTACTTTGGCCTTTTTGTTGTATAAAGCGATCGGAGATCAGTTGACTTGTGTATTTATCGATCAAGGCTTTATGCGGAAATTAGAGCCAGAACGGTTATTAAAACTTTTCCAAGAACAGTTTCACATACCAGTAGAATATGTCAATGCCCGCGATCGCTTTTTAGCTCAAGTTGCTGGGGTTACAGATCCCGAAGAAAAACGCCGTCGCATTGGCCACGAATTTATTCGCGTATTTGAAGAAACATCCAAACGCCTCGGTCACTTTGACTATCTAGCTCAAGGTACTCTTTATCCAGATGTAATCGAATCTGCCGACACCAACGTTGATCCCCAAACAGGGGAACGGGTAGCGGTAAAAATCAAGAGTCATCACAATGTCGGGGGATTACCTAAAGACCTACGCTTTAAATTAGTAGAACCTCTGCGGAAACTTTTTAAAGATGAAGTCCGCAAAGTTGGGCGTTCAATTGGTTTACCAGAAGAAATCGTGCAACGGCAACCTTTTCCTGGTCCAGGTTTGGCAATTCGCATTTTGGGCGAAGTCACAGCTGAAAGATTGAATATCTTACGTGATGCCGATTTGATTGTACGGCAAGAAATTAATCAGCGGGGAATGTATCACGATTTTTGGCAAGCATTTGCTGTCTTATTACCGATTCGCAGTGTCGGTGTTATGGGTGATCAACGTACCTATGCCTATCCCATTGTCTTGCGAATTGTCAAGAGCGAAGATGGGATGACTGCTGATTGGGCGCGAGTTCCTTATGATGTCCTAGAAGCGATTTCTACCCGAATTGTTAATGAAGTCAAAGGGGTTAATCGTGTAGTTTATGACATCACTTCTAAGCCGCCTGGAACCATTGAGTGGGAATGA
- a CDS encoding addiction module protein, producing MNTEFTQIFELTLSEKLQLVEDLWDSIAQVPEQLPVLDWQKEELAKRKAAYLQNPDLGSSWEAAKERIRSSQHGA from the coding sequence ATGAACACAGAATTTACTCAGATTTTTGAGTTAACCCTCTCGGAAAAATTGCAGCTTGTTGAAGACTTATGGGACAGTATTGCTCAAGTTCCAGAACAACTTCCTGTGCTTGATTGGCAAAAAGAAGAATTGGCTAAGAGAAAAGCCGCTTATTTACAAAATCCTGACTTAGGTAGTTCATGGGAAGCAGCTAAGGAGCGCATTCGTAGCAGTCAACATGGTGCTTAG
- a CDS encoding antitoxin has translation MQNSRHVSLLTNGQDQQVLTIPHEFALSDTEVLLRKEGHRLIIEPIPPSSLLSLLTKLQDITDNFPDIDEKLLSLDDIITLVPSNDLSVPA, from the coding sequence ATGCAAAACTCACGCCATGTTTCTCTATTAACAAATGGGCAAGATCAACAAGTCCTAACCATTCCTCATGAATTTGCTTTATCGGATACAGAGGTTTTGTTACGCAAAGAAGGTCATCGCTTAATTATTGAACCAATTCCTCCCAGTTCTTTGCTTTCCCTGCTGACTAAGTTGCAAGACATTACAGATAATTTTCCTGACATAGATGAGAAACTACTCTCCCTGGATGACATCATAACTTTAGTGCCATCAAATGACCTATCAGTACCTGCTTGA
- the cbiD gene encoding cobalt-precorrin-5B (C(1))-methyltransferase CbiD, with product MSRSGYTLPVFACASAVAALHWLRHRQPLKVVSVDLIEPAQIVEIPIEQVAELSENAALAITRSDPGDNLDLTKNTPIWAMVEWRGRAGEAGGAEGAGEAVIIQGGEGIGKQLKAEGKAAIYSYAQRLLKENLCRMLAAGEKITVTIILPEGRSLAVRTSNSAFGVVEGLSLLGTTGISQPLSTPDQLDAFRSELQHKASQFESLVFCIGENGLDLARKLGINAEQLIKTANWLGPMLVEADALGVKEILLFGYHGKLLKLAGGIFHTHHHLADGRREILAAHCALVNLNSADIQVVFHSPTAETALTYLRSLDAKTGSNWVNQVYNAIAQAIDTRSQEYIQSHSTRGTATTICGSILFDRDRKIIVKSKTGCVLIEKLC from the coding sequence ATGTCCCGTTCTGGATATACTCTCCCCGTTTTTGCCTGTGCTTCTGCTGTTGCTGCATTACACTGGTTACGTCATCGCCAGCCCCTAAAAGTTGTATCTGTAGATTTAATTGAACCAGCTCAAATAGTAGAAATTCCAATCGAACAGGTAGCAGAACTATCTGAAAATGCAGCTTTGGCAATTACCCGTAGTGACCCTGGTGATAATCTAGACCTGACTAAAAATACACCAATTTGGGCAATGGTGGAATGGAGAGGAAGAGCAGGGGAGGCAGGGGGAGCAGAGGGAGCAGGGGAGGCAGTGATTATTCAAGGTGGAGAAGGAATTGGCAAGCAGTTAAAGGCTGAGGGTAAAGCAGCGATTTATAGTTATGCTCAAAGGCTGCTCAAAGAGAACTTGTGCCGGATGCTTGCAGCAGGAGAAAAAATCACTGTCACGATTATTTTACCAGAAGGGCGATCGCTTGCTGTTCGCACTTCTAATTCTGCCTTTGGCGTTGTGGAAGGACTTTCTTTGTTGGGGACAACGGGTATTTCTCAACCGTTGAGTACACCAGATCAATTAGACGCTTTTCGTAGCGAGTTACAACACAAAGCTAGCCAATTTGAAAGTTTAGTTTTTTGTATCGGGGAAAATGGCTTAGATTTAGCCCGAAAACTCGGTATTAATGCTGAGCAATTGATTAAAACTGCTAACTGGCTAGGGCCAATGTTAGTAGAAGCTGATGCTCTTGGTGTTAAGGAAATCTTATTGTTTGGCTATCATGGCAAACTGTTAAAATTAGCTGGAGGGATTTTTCACACTCATCACCATTTGGCTGATGGTCGTCGCGAGATCCTGGCTGCACATTGTGCTTTAGTTAATTTAAATTCAGCAGATATTCAAGTCGTTTTTCATAGTCCGACAGCGGAAACTGCATTAACATACTTACGATCGCTAGATGCAAAAACTGGCAGTAATTGGGTAAATCAAGTTTATAACGCGATCGCTCAAGCCATCGATACCCGTTCTCAAGAATACATCCAAAGCCATAGCACTAGAGGCACAGCAACCACAATCTGCGGTTCTATTCTTTTTGACCGCGATCGCAAAATTATCGTGAAGAGCAAAACTGGCTGCGTCCTGATTGAAAAATTATGTTAA